The DNA window GCGACGACGTCGCCGTCTTCACCTACGGCGCGATGACCCGGCCCACCCTCGAGGCGGCCGAGACGCTCGCCGAGGAGGGGATCGACTGTGAGGTGCTCGACCTCCGGACGATATCCCCGCTCGACCGGGAGGCGATCGTCGACGCCTTCGAGCGGACCGGCCGCGCGGCGGTCGTCCACGAGGCCCCGAAGACGGCCGGGCTCGCCGCGGAGATCACGGCGATCCTCCAGAAGGAGGCGCTGCTGTACCAGGAGGCCCCGATCGAGCGGATCACCGGGTTCGACGTGCCGTACCCGCTGTACGCGCTCGAGGACTACTACCTCCCGAGCGCGACGCGTATCGAGGAGGGTATCAGGGAGGCCGCGGAGTTCGAGCCATGACGATCGAGGAGTTCCGCCTCCCGGACGTCGGCGAGGGGGTCGCGGAGGGCGAGCTGGTCTCGTGGCTCGTCGCGCCCGGCGACCGCGTCGAGGAGGACCAGCCCGTCGCCGAGGTCGAGACGGACAAGGCGCTCGTCGAGGTCCCCTCCAGCTACGACGGCGTCGTCGAGGAGTTGTTCGTCGCGGAGGGCGATATCGTCCCCGTCGGCGACGTCATCATCTCGTTCCGCGTCGGCGAGGACGACGCGGAGTCGACCGACGCGGAATCGACCGATGCGGAGTCGGCCGACGCGGAATCGACCGACTCGGAGCCTATTCCCGCCCCTGCCGAGAGCGACGAACCGGGTTCCCCGTCGGGTCGCACGTTCGCCCCGCCGTCGGTCCGTCGGCTGGCGCGCGAGCTCGGCGTCGACCTCTCCGCGGTCGACGGGAGCGGTCCCGGCGGCCGGATCTCCGAGCGCGACGTTCGCGAGCACGCCGACTCCGGCGGCCCCGCGGACGACGGAGACGGCGAGGACGCCGCGACCGGCCCGAAGCCGGTCGACATCGGGTCCGGCGACCGGACGTCGGCGGTGAGCAAGCGCGGCTCCGCGGCGGGGACGGACATGACGACCGCGGCGGAACCGGGTTCGGGTCCCGAACCCGCCGGCCGCGATCGGACGCTCGCGACGCCGGCGACCCGGAAGCTGGCGAGCGACCTGGGCGTCAACCTCGACGACGTGCCCACCGGCGAGACGCGCGAGGGCGAGGCGTTCGTCGCGGCGGAGCACGTCCGGGCGTACGCCGAGGCGAGCGCGCGGCCGGACGCCGAGGCCGCGCCGCCCGCCGGCGAGGACGAACCGGGCGTGGAAACGGAGCCGACGCCGGCCGATCCGGCGACCGACGCGCCGACGTCGACCGCGACCACGGCGTCGATCGACGCCGACGCCGGAACGACCGACGGGCCGGGAGAGACGATCCCGTACCGGGGCGTCCGCCGGACGATCGGGAAGCGCATGGCACAGTCGAAGTTCACGGCACCGCACGTCACGCACCACGACACCGCCGAGATCGACGACCTCGTCGCGGCCCGCGAGCGGCTGAAACCGCGGGCGGCGGAGGCGGGAGTGACGCTCACCTACCTGCCGTTCGTGATGAAGGCGGTCCTCGCCGGACTGCGGGAGTACCCGATCCTCAACAGCGAGCTCCGCGAGGAGGACGAGGAGATCCTCCTGAAAGGGGAGTACCACTTCGGCGTCGCGGTGGCGACCGACGCGGGACTGATGGTCCCGGTGGTCGAGGACGTCGACGAGAAGGGGCTCTTCGAGCTGGCCGCCGAAGTGAGCGACCTCGCGTCGCGGGCGCGCGACCGGTCGCTCGCGCCGGAGGAGCTCCGCGGGAGCACGTTCACGCTCACCAACTTCGGCGCGATCGGCGGCGAGTACGCGACGCCGATCATCAACTACCCCGAGACCGCCGTCCTGGGACTCGGCGCGATCGAGAAGCGGCCCGTCGTGCGGGAGTCCGAGGACGGAGCGGGAGAGGAGGTCGTCCCGGCCTCGACGCTGCCGCTGTCGCTGTCGATCGACCACCGGGTCGTCGACGGCGCGGTCGCCGCCGAGTTCGCGAACGTCGTGATGGACCACCTTGAAGAGCCGCTGCTGCTGTTGAACGAGTGATGGTGGTCGGAGACATCTCGACGGGAACGGAGGTACTTGTCATCGGCGCGGGACCCGGCGGCTACGTCGCCGCGATCCGCGCCGCACAGAAGGGGCTCGACGCGACGCTCGTCGAGAAGGACGCCTACGGCGGGGCGTGTCTCAACCGCGGCTGTATCCCCTCGAAGGCGCTCATCACGGCGAGCGGGCTCGCCCACGAGGCGGGCACCGCCGAGGAGATGGGGATCCACGCCGACCCGGCCGTCGACCTCTCGCGCATGATCGAGTGGAAGGAGGGGGTCGTCGACCGGCTCACGGGCGGCGTCGAGAAGCTGTGTAAGGCCAACGGCGTGAACCTGGTCGAGGGGACCGCGCGGTTCGTCGACGACCACACGGTCCGGGTCGCCCACGGCGGCGACGGCCAGGGCTCCGAGTCGATCGAGTTCGAGCACGCGATCGTCGCCACCGGCTCCCGGCCGGTCGAGATCCCCGGCTTCTCGTTCGCCGACGAACACGTCTGGAGCTCCGCCGACGCGCTCGCGGCCGAGAGCGTCCCCGAGCGCCTCGTCGTCGTGGGCGGCGGCTACATCGGGATGGAGCTCGCGACGGTCTACGCGAAGCTCGGTGCCGAGGTCACGGTCGTCGAGATGCTCGAGGACGTCCTCGACCCCTACGAGGACGACGTGAAACGCGTCGTCCGGAAGCGCGCCGAGGAGCTCGGGATCGCGTTCAGCTTCGGCGAGGGCGCGACCGGCTGGTCGGAGGCGAACGACGGCGGCTACCTCGTCCACACGGAGACCGAGGACGGGGAAGAGTCGACGTACCCCGCCGACAGAGTCCTCGTCGCGGTCGGTCGAGAGCCCGTCACCGGCGGGCTCGACCTCGCGAACGCGGGCGTCGAGACCGACGATCGCGGGTTCATCGAGACGGACGACCGGACCCGGAGCGCGGTCGAACACGTCCACGCCGTCGGCGACGTCGCCGGCGAGCCGATGCTCGCGCACGCCGCCTCGAAGGAGGGGATCGTCGCCGCCGAGACGATCGCCGGCGAGCCGGCCGCGCTCGACCAGCAGGCGATCCCCGCCGCCGTCTTCACCGATCCCGAGATCGGAACGGTCGGGATGACCGAGACCGACGCCGAGGACGCCGGCTTCGACGTCGCGGTCGGCGAGATGCCCTTCAACGCCTCCGGCCGCGCGCTGACGACCGGCCACACCGACGGCTTCGTCCGGATCGTCGCCGACGCGGACGAGGGGTTCGTCCTCGGCGCGCAGATCGTCGGTCCGGAGGCCTCGGAACTGATCGCGGAGGTCGGGCTCGCGATCGAGCTCGGCGCGACCCTCGAGGACGTCGCCGCGACCGTTCACACCCATCCGACGCTCTCGGAGGCCGTGATGGAGGCCGCCGAGAACGCCCGCGGACAGGCGATCCACACGCTGAACCGGTAGACCACGTTTCCACTCGGATCCTCCGTTTCCACCCGACGCCGCGAGCGTCGCGAGCGCAGCCTCACGGACGGCTCATTTCTCGTTTTCATATCGCGATATACAATATACGAACGGACAGGATCCGGAACCTTCCGGATCGACGTACGCCGGCAGGTCGGTCGATCGCGTCGCCGGTTCCGGCGGATCGACCGGCTTTTTCCCCGGCAGCCCCTCGCTCTCGGCATGGCCGACGAGTTCGACCCCGAGAAGTTCGAGGACAAGTACGTCCACTACTTCCCCGAGCTCCAGCGGGCGTACAAGAACGCGTTCAACCAGATGAACGAGCGCTACGACTCCGAGCTGATCCACGGGATCGATCAGATGGTGCTCAACGAGTCCGAGCCGATGTACGAGGACGGCGAGTTCCGCGTCGAACTGCCCGAGAACCCCCGCGAGCGGCTCCAAGGCGTCCTCGTCGACGACGAGAAGTTCGAGGCGACGCTCGAGGAGTACGTCGACCGGATCGAGACGGAGCTCTACCGGACGCTCGGCGTCGACGCCCCCGAATAGCCGGGAGATACCCACGAACCAAAGGCATAAGCCGACCGACCGCCAACTCGGGGACATGAGCACGGATACGAGCGACGCGGACAACGACCTCCGCGAGCGGATCACGAACTTCCTGCGGCGGAACTTCCCGCAGATCCAGATGCACGGCGGGAGCGCCGCGATCAGCCACCTCGACCGCGAGAGCGGCGAGGTCCAGATCCAGCTCGGCGGGGCGTGTTCCGGCTGCGGCATCTCCCCGATGACGATCCAGGCGATCAAGTCCCGGATGGTCAAGGAGATCCCCGAGATCGAGACCGTCCACGCCGACACCGGCATGGGCGCGGGCGCCGACGGCGACCTCGGCGGCACCGGCGGGGGCGGCATGTCCCCCTCCTTCCCCGGCGAGACGACCGACGGCGACGACGACGAGGGGCCGCAGGCCCCCTTCTAAACCCGTTTTGAACGGTCTTCTGCCGTCTTTCTGCCGTACGGCCTAGCGGCCGCGTTCTTCGAGATCGCTCGTTCGACCTCGAATCCGTATCGATCGTCTTGATAAATCGTATGTCGCGATATCAAAACGGGATCGTCGCGCTCGTCCCGCCCGACTGAAGGCTTTTTGTCCCGCGGCCCGTCACCGGTTCCTATGCAGTACCGCGAAGTCGAACCGACGGCGGAGTACGTCGCGCGGTTCGAGACGGGGGCCGACTGGCGCGAGGAGATCGAGGACCTCGCCCGCGAGGAGGACGTCGACGCCGGGTGGTTCTCGGCGCTCGGCGCGGTACAGGACGCGGAGGTCTGGTTCTACGACCAGGAGGAGACGGAGTACCGGTCGGTGACCTTCGACGAGCCGCTCGAGGTCGCCGCCTGCGTCGGCAACGTCGCGCTTCTGGAGGGGGACGTGTTCGCGCACACCCACGCCGTGCTGTCGCGGCCGAGCGGGCAGGCGCTCGCCGGCCACCTCGACTCGGCGACCGTCTGGGCGGGCGAGTGTCACCTCCGGTCGTTCGCCGAACCGCTCGAGCGCGAACACGACCCGGTCACCGACCTGGACCTATGGCTCTGAGAGCGGGACCGACCGCACCGACCCGGCGGCCGCGATGAGAGCCGACGACGAGCGCTACTTCGCGCGGCTCGAGGAGCGGCTCGACGAGGCGTTCGAGGTGGCGGAGACGGCGAAGGCACAGGGGAAGGACCCCGAGCCGGAGATCGAGATCCCGGTCGCGCGCGACATGGCCGACCGCGTCGAGAACATCCTCGGGATCGACGGGGTCGCGGAGCGCGTCCGCGAACTCGAAGGCGAGATGTCCCGGGAGGAGGCCGCCCTCGAGCTCGTCACGGACTTCGTCGAGGGGACCGTCGGCGACTACGACTCCCGCGCCGGCAAGATCGAGGGGGCGGTCCGGACCGCCGTCGCCCTGCTCACCGAGGGCGTGGTCGCCGCGCCGATCGAGGGGATCGACCGCGTCGAGCTGTTGGAGAACGACGACGGCACCGAGTTCATCAACGTCTACTACGCGGGACCGATCCGCTCCGCGGGCGGGACCGCACAGGCGCTGTCGGTGCTGGTGGCCGACTACGCGCGGGCGCTTCTGGGGATCGACGAGTACCACGCTCGAACCGAGGAGATCGAGCGGTACGCCGAGGAGATCGCCCTCTACGACCGCGAGACCGGGCTCCAGTACACGCCGAAGGACGAGGAGGCGAAGTTCATCGCGGAGAACATCCCCATCATGCTCGACGGGGAGGCCACCGGCGACGAGGAGGTCTCCGGCTTCCGCGACCTCGAACGGGTCGACACCAACTCCGCGCGCGGCGGGATGTGTCTCGTCGCGGCGGAGGGGATCGCGCTGAAGGCCCCGAAGATCCAGCGGTACACCCGCGACCTGGAGGAGGTCGACTGGCCGTGGCTCCAGGACCTCATCGACGGGACGATCGGGAAGGACGGCGGGGCGGAGGGAGCCGAGGGATCCGATGGCGACGACGCGGGCGGCGGGGACGGCGGCACGGACGACGATGGCGACGAGGCGAGCGGCGACGGCGACGACACGCAGGCCGGGAACAGCGACGACGAGGCCGCCGGACCCCTCCGACCGAAGCCCTCACAGAAGTTCCTGCGTGACCTGATCGCCGGACGCCCCGTGTTCACACACCCCTCTGAGGAGGGCGGGTTCCGGCTCCGGTACGGCCGCGCGAGAAACCACGGGTTCGCGACCGCGGGCGTCCACCCGGCGACGATGCACCTCGTGGACGACTTCCTCGCGACCGGGACGCAGATCAAGACCGAACGGCCGGGGAAGGCCGCGGGCGTCGTCCCCGTCGACTCCATCGAGGGGCCGACGGTGAAGCTCGCGAACGGCGAGGTCCGCCGGATCGACGATCCCGAGGAGGCGCTCGCGGTCCGCAACGGCGTGGAGGAGATCCTCGATCTCGGCGAGTACCTCGTCAACTACGGGGAGTTCGTCGAGAACAACCACCCCCTCGCGCCCGCGTCGTACGTCTACGAGTGGTGGGTTCAGGAGTTCGAGGCCGCGGGCGCGGACGTCCAGGCGCTCGCGGACGACCCCAACGTCGACCTCGAACGCCCGGGGCCCGGAGCGGCGCTCGAGTGGGCGGAGGCGTACGACTGCCCGCTCCACCCCGCCTACACCTACCTCTGGCACGACGTGTCGGTCGCCGACTTCGAGGCGCTCGCGGAGGCGGTCGCCGGCGGCGAGGTCGTCGAGGGGGTGCTGGCGATCGAACACACCGAGCGGGTCGCGCGGTCGCTCGAGACCCTGCTCGTCGAGCACGCCGCCACGCCCGACGCGCTCCGGATCCCGACGTGGCGGCCGCTCGCGCGCTCGCTCGGGGTCGACGACGGGCTGCGGAAGGAGTGGACCCCGGAGGACCTCCCGCGGGAGGCCCGCGAGTGGGACGGCGGCGACGACGCGGTGAAGGCGGTCAACGCGGTCGCGCCCTTCGCGGTCCGCGAGCGCGCGCCGGTCCGGATCGGCAACCGGATGGGCCGCCCGGAGAAGTCGGAGAGCCGCGACCTCTCCCCGGCGGTCCACACGCTGTTCCCGATCAACGAGGCCGGCGGCCCCCAGCGCGACGTGGCGGAGGCGGCCCGGACGATGGACGACCGCGGGCGACGCGGCCGCCACGAACTCGAGGTCGCCGACCGGGCGTGTCCCGACTGCGGCACCCACACCTACCGGTCGGCGTGTCCCGACTGCGGCACCCACACCGAGCCCCACTACGAGTGCGGCGACTGCGGCACCGTCTGTGAGCCCGACGAGGCCGGCCGCGTCGAGTGCCCGCGCTGTGAGTGGGAGGTGACCGCCGCGACCCGCCAGGAGGTCGACCTCAACGACGCCTACCGCTCGGCGCTGGAGTCCGTCGGCGAGCGGGAGTCCGCCTTCGAGATACTGAAGGGGGTCCAGGGGCTCACCTCGACGAACAAGACGCCCGAACCCATCGAGAAGGGGATCCTCCGCGCGAAGAACGGCGTCACCTCGTTCAAGGACGGGACGGTCCGGTACGACATGACCGACCTCCCGGTCACGTCGGTCCGGCCCGAGGAGCTCGACGTCACGGCCGACCACTTCCGGGAGCTGGGCTACGAGACCGACATCGACGGCGACCCGCTCCGTCACGACGACCAGCTCGTCGAGCTCAAGGTCCAGGACGTGGTGCTCTCGGACGGCGCGGCCGAACACATGCTGCGGACCGCCGACTTCGTCGACGACCTCCTCGAGCAGTTCTACGACCTGCCTCGCTTCTACGAGGTCAACGAGCGCGACGACCTCGTCGGCGAGCTCGTGTTCGGGATGGCTCCCCACACGAGCGCCGCTACTGTCGGAAGGGTGATTGGTTTCACCTCGGCCGCGGTCGGATACGCTCATCCGTACTTTCACGCCGCGAAGCGTCGGAACTGCGATGGTGACGAGGATTGCGTGATGCTCCTCATGGACGGTCTTCTCAACTTCTCGAAAACGTTTCTGCCGAACCAGCGTGGCGGGAAGATGGACGCGCCGCTCGTGATGTCCTCGCGGATCGACCCCTCGGAGATCGACGACGAGGCGCACAACATGGACATCGTGCGGCGGTACCCGCTGGAGTTCTACGAGGCGACCCGCGAGATGGCGGATCCGGAGGCGGTCGAGGACCGGATCAAGCTCGGCGAGGACACGCTCGGCACCGACGACGAGTACCGCGGGTTCGACCACACCCACGACACGACGGACATCGCGATGGGGCCGGATCTGTCGGCGTACAAGACGCTCGGCGACATGATGGAGAAGATGGACGCCCAACTCGAACTCGCCCGAAAGGTCCGCGCGGTCGACGAGACCGACGTGGCGGAGCGGGTCATCGAGTACCACTTCCTGCCGGACATCATCGGGAACCTCCGGGCCTTCTCGCGCCAGGAGACGCGGTGTCTCGACTGCGGCGAGAAGTACCGCCGGATGCCGCTCTCGGGCGACTGTCGCGAGTGCGGAGGCCGTGTGAACCTCACCGTCCACGAGGGCTCCGTGAGCAAGTACGTCGACACCGCCATCGAGGTCGCGGAGCGGTTCGGCTGCCGGCCCTACACCAAACAGCGGCTGTACGTGCTCGAGGACGCCCTGGAGTCGATCTTCGAGGACGACACGAACAAGCAGTCGGGCATCGCGGACTTCATGTGAGCGGCCATCATTACTGGTTGGTTATAGATTAATCCGACTCTGTTGAAATCGTTAGAGAGATAGACATTTCCTTTTCCTTACGATCTGTACAGCCTAAGCAACGATCGATCTCCGGAGCAGTGGCGCGCCTCCGAGCGCCCAAGGGGCGCGAGGAGCCCGCGAGGGACGCTGCGAACGAAGTGAGCAGCGAGGCTGGGGAGGCGTGAGGTGCGGGGCTGTGCGGAGCGGGGGGGACCAAAGGGGCAGCCGCGAGGACGAAGCACGGCGACGTAAGCACCGCAGCGAAGGAACGAGTGAAACGAGCGACTGAGCGAGGAGCACAGCGAGCCGCGCGAGTTCTCGTGGCTGGGGCTTTGGAAGAGTTCACCGCTCCAGCAACGATCCCGTTCTGCCCACCTCGATCTCCGTCGAAACACCCGTTCGATAGGCATTCTTCATGAATTCGCTGTTTCAGAAGCGTTTGTGTCCGAAAAATAGAATTTCAACAGAGTCACGAGTCGAGATCTATTGAGAGCTCCTCAAGAGTAACCGGCGGCATGTGCGTGTCCAAGTTTACGACTTTAAATACAAATACGAATTCCTGTTTCGGGAGTTTGATGAGAACATGACTATCAAAAAGAATTAAAATATTGGGATGTGTTGGCATGACCATGTCAGGCAGTCAAAAAACAGAATTACAACGAGATATACTACTGGCGTGGTACCAGAATCCGAATGCAACAAACAAGCAGATCGCCGAAGCTTGTGATTGTAGTGCTTCATACGTTAGTACCGTCAAAAATCGGTTTGACGACTACAACGAATTTGAAGCTATGATGGATCGGCAGGATAGAGAAATGGAACAAATGTTTGGAGAAGACATCTTTGGAGGCAATCATACAGTAAGTGGAGGCTCTTCGGGCCAACCCGGTCTAGCTCAGCAATGGGAAGAGATACCAAACAATGCGCCCGGCCTAATCATCAAAGCCATTGTGTTGATTGCACTTCTATATGCCGCATTTCAATTCATAATGGTTTTAGTGTGAAATTCAGCTCCGAATCTTGATGGATATATTTTTGATTTGAGATCTCATTTCTAGCGATCTCAGCGATAACCAGAAGTATAATAGAAGGATTCGGGCGAAACGGATGATCCGGCATCGCGGACTTCAGGTGAGGTCGCCGCTGCGATCCCAGAGCACTCGTCGCTCTCCGGAATCCCCTACTCGGCGTCGTCCGGGTCGGTCGGCACGCCGCCGAGGTTCCCGTCGTCGTCGAACAGCTTCGCGCGGAGGAACCGCGTCCGGTAGCGGTTCGCGCCCTCCTTCGTGTCGGCCTCACGGATCTCGTCGATCCGGCCGTCCGCGACCGCGTCGACGATCGCCTCGAGCTGGTCCTTCTCGCTCGGAGTGAGCTCGAACTCGTAGGTCCGCGGCTGCTCGCTCTCCAGACGGGTCCACTTGCGGGCGGCGCTCACGACGACCGAGCACGGCTCCCGGCAGGGGAAGACCCCGTCGCCGCCGTCGACGTCGAGGTCGGTGTCGTCGTCGTACTCCCACTCTCGGCGTTTCAGACACTGCGAGTCGTCACAGCAGGCCTCGGCGACCCAGTTCACGTGTTCATGGCCCTCGCCGCGGTCCCAGGTTTGGATCACGCCGTAGATGCCCGACTGCCGCTCCATCGTCTCGCGCCAGTGGTTCACGTCGAGTTCGCCCTCGCGCTCGCGGTGCCAGTTGGCGACCGTGGCCGGATAGATCGTCTCGACCGTCTCGTAGACCACCTTCGGCCCCAGGTCGGGGAAGACCCACCCGGTCCGCAGCGTGGGGGCGGTCTTGAGCGGCCGGTACCGTCCCGTCCCGTCCAGCTTCACGATCTCGCGGGCGTCGAGCGGGTCGTCGTGGGCGGTCAGCTCCTCGCGGGAGACGCCCGCGTCCGCCTCGTGACGCACCTCGTACCGGCGCTCGCCGCGGTCGGTGATCGTGGCCGTGATCCGGAGCTGGCCCCACGCGCGCTCGATCCCTGCCGCGAGCGCGGCGTATCGGGCCTCCACCGTCGCGCCGTCGGCGTCCTCGATCCACCGCAGGAACGCCCGCCGGGGGCCGAATTCGCCGACGACGCGCTCGAAGACGTACCAGTCGGTGACGGCGGCGGCGCGGTCGACGAGCGCCGCGTGGAGGTCGCGCTCGCTCAGGCCCGTCCGGGCGTCGTCGCCGGCGGGGTCGAGGACGTAGGCGGCGTCCTCGTCCGCGGCGTCCCGCCCGACCGCGAACCCCTCGAATCGAAGCCGCTCGTCGGGCGCGAGGTCGGAGAGAGCGTCGAGCACCGCGTCGAACGCGTCGCTCGGGAGGTCGATCTCGGGGACCGTGAGCTCGTCGTCGGTCGTCGCCGTTCCGTCGTCATCGGTCGCGGGAGCGGCGTCGGGGGTCGGTTCCGCCACGGTCAGTCCCCCGCGGCGACGCGAGTGGTCTCACGCACGGCCGCGAGCGCGTCGCCGAGGTCCGCGCCGGCGTCGGCCGCGCGCTCTAAGATCACGTCGGCCATGAGGGGTTCGGTGCCCACCGCGCCCGCGTACCAGATCCGGGTGCCGTCGACCGCGGTCGGCACGTCGTATCCCTCGGTGTGGTCCTCACAGAGCCCCACGTCCTCCGGGATGTCCTCCTGGGTGTGGTAGCCGTCGGCGATGAACAGCGGGACGAGGACGACGTCGTCGCTCTCGAAGTGCTCGGGGAGGTCGTCGACCTCGGGATCCTCGTCCATGTACAGCGCCTTCACCTCGTCGAAGCGGCCGCGCTCTGCGATCCGGTCGGCGTGGTACTCGATCGCCTTCGCCGAGTTCTCGTTGCGCTCGGTGCCGTGCCCGACGACCGCCAGGCCGAACCCTTCGCCCACGTCGGGGTCGCCGGTGACCGACTCCGCGCGGCGCTCGATCACGTCGGTCATCGCGCGGTGGGTTCCCACGGGGCCGCAGTAGTGGACCTCGCGGCCGACGTCCTCGGCGACGAGGGTGGCCTGGTCGGCGGAGAGCCCGTCTGAGTCCCACTCGGAGACGTCCCACCCCTCCAGGCGGAGCTCGCGGGGGATCACCTGCTCGGTGAAGTAGCCCTCGGAGACGAACAGCGGGACGACGTACACCTCGTCGCCCTCGACGGTGCGGAGCACCTCCCGGAAGTGCGGTTCCTCCTTCCAGAAGCCGGTCTTCACCTCGTCGAACGCGCCGGACGCGCGGATCGTGTCGGCGTGGTCGTACGTCGGCGCGCTCGATTCCGGGTTGAGGTGGGAGCCGTGCGCGACGATGACGAGCGACTGCATACCCGATCTGGGGGCGCGCCGCTCTTAGGGACTTCGGAGGCTGCGAGCGCGCGGGAACGCTCGACGAGCGACGGGCACCGGCCGAGCCGGCACGCACCGACCGAAACGGCACGCACCGACCGAAACGGCACGCACCGACCGAAACGGCACGCACCGACCGAAACGGCACGCACCGACCGAAACCGCCATGCCGACCGCACGTGCAGGGAGGGGCATGTCGCTGGCAGCCGACACCCGCGAGGCGGTGCGGGATCACCCCTTCCTGCTCGACGCGCTCCGCGCGGGGGTCCTGAACCACAGCGCGGCCGCCGCGTGGCTTCTCGAGTCGACCGACCTCGACGGCGACGCGGACGCGGTCGCGACCGCGCTCCGCCGGTTCCGCGAGGACCTCCCGGCGTACGCGACCGCCCGGCGCGAGGCGAGCGTCACGATGCGGAGCGGCGTCGGCGTCGTGAGCGACGACGAGTCCGGAGGAGCCGGTGACTCGAGGACCGGCGATCCCCTCCTCCGGGTCGGCGGCGCGGCGGTCGTCCCCGAGGGCTCACACACCGCGCTGCTCGCGACCGGCGAGGTCGACGCCGCCGCGTTGGCCGCCGCGCTCGGCCGGCTCGACGCGGCGGGCGTGGCGGTCGCGGCCGCGGGCGTCGCGGTCGCGGAGAACGGCGAGGTCGCGGGGGACGCCGACGGCTCGCTCGTCGCGGTCGTGGACCGGCGCGACGGCGCGACCGCGCTCCGGGTCGTCGAGGACGTGTTGGCCGCGGTCCCGGGCGACGACGACGAGTGAGTGCGTGATCGATACGTCGCGGATGACGTCGTCAACGCCCCGGTCGTTCGGCCGTAGGTCGTGGTAAGCGCGGAGAACACCGCCAAAGCCCCAGCCGCACAGCCCCGCACCTCACGCCTCCCCAGCCTCGGCGACCGCCCTCCGCTTCGCTCCGGTCGGTCGCCTCCCTCGCGCGGTGCGTTCGCGGCCCACCGGGCCGCTCACGGCACGCGCCACTACGGAAAAACCGGGTTCCGCGACCGAGTCCTTTTCGCGTCCGGGCGTGAACCGGCCGCCCATGTCCCGAGTCACGATCGACGACGTCGAGGCCGCGGCGGCGCGGTTCGCCGACGCCGACATCGTCCAGCGCACCCCCGTCCAGCGGAGCCGGTCGCTCTCCGAGCGGTGCGGCGCGGAGGTCAGACTGAAGATGGAACACCTCCAGCGCACCGGCTCGTTCAAGCCGCGCGGCGCGTACAACGCGATCTCCCGGCTCGTGGAGTCGGACCCGTCGGCCGAGCGGGTCGTCGCCGCGAGCGCGGGCAACCATGCACAGGGGGTCGCGCTGGCGGCGACCGCGGCGGGGCTCGACTCGACGATCGTGATGCCCGAGTCCGCGCCGGGCGCGAAGATCGAGGCCACCCGGTCGTACGGGGCCGACGTGGTCCTCGAGGGGGCCGTCTTCGCCGAGGCGATGGCCCACGCGCGGACGCTCGTCGACGACCCGCGAACGCGGTTCGTCCACGCCTTCGACGACCCGGACGTCGTCGCCGGACAGGGCACCATCGGGCTCGAGGTGCTCGAGCAGGCCCCCGACGTCGACACCGTGCTCGT is part of the Halorubrum aethiopicum genome and encodes:
- a CDS encoding 2-oxo acid dehydrogenase subunit E2, with protein sequence MTIEEFRLPDVGEGVAEGELVSWLVAPGDRVEEDQPVAEVETDKALVEVPSSYDGVVEELFVAEGDIVPVGDVIISFRVGEDDAESTDAESTDAESADAESTDSEPIPAPAESDEPGSPSGRTFAPPSVRRLARELGVDLSAVDGSGPGGRISERDVREHADSGGPADDGDGEDAATGPKPVDIGSGDRTSAVSKRGSAAGTDMTTAAEPGSGPEPAGRDRTLATPATRKLASDLGVNLDDVPTGETREGEAFVAAEHVRAYAEASARPDAEAAPPAGEDEPGVETEPTPADPATDAPTSTATTASIDADAGTTDGPGETIPYRGVRRTIGKRMAQSKFTAPHVTHHDTAEIDDLVAARERLKPRAAEAGVTLTYLPFVMKAVLAGLREYPILNSELREEDEEILLKGEYHFGVAVATDAGLMVPVVEDVDEKGLFELAAEVSDLASRARDRSLAPEELRGSTFTLTNFGAIGGEYATPIINYPETAVLGLGAIEKRPVVRESEDGAGEEVVPASTLPLSLSIDHRVVDGAVAAEFANVVMDHLEEPLLLLNE
- the lpdA gene encoding dihydrolipoyl dehydrogenase, producing MVVGDISTGTEVLVIGAGPGGYVAAIRAAQKGLDATLVEKDAYGGACLNRGCIPSKALITASGLAHEAGTAEEMGIHADPAVDLSRMIEWKEGVVDRLTGGVEKLCKANGVNLVEGTARFVDDHTVRVAHGGDGQGSESIEFEHAIVATGSRPVEIPGFSFADEHVWSSADALAAESVPERLVVVGGGYIGMELATVYAKLGAEVTVVEMLEDVLDPYEDDVKRVVRKRAEELGIAFSFGEGATGWSEANDGGYLVHTETEDGEESTYPADRVLVAVGREPVTGGLDLANAGVETDDRGFIETDDRTRSAVEHVHAVGDVAGEPMLAHAASKEGIVAAETIAGEPAALDQQAIPAAVFTDPEIGTVGMTETDAEDAGFDVAVGEMPFNASGRALTTGHTDGFVRIVADADEGFVLGAQIVGPEASELIAEVGLAIELGATLEDVAATVHTHPTLSEAVMEAAENARGQAIHTLNR
- a CDS encoding DUF5783 family protein, coding for MADEFDPEKFEDKYVHYFPELQRAYKNAFNQMNERYDSELIHGIDQMVLNESEPMYEDGEFRVELPENPRERLQGVLVDDEKFEATLEEYVDRIETELYRTLGVDAPE
- a CDS encoding NifU family protein yields the protein MSTDTSDADNDLRERITNFLRRNFPQIQMHGGSAAISHLDRESGEVQIQLGGACSGCGISPMTIQAIKSRMVKEIPEIETVHADTGMGAGADGDLGGTGGGGMSPSFPGETTDGDDDEGPQAPF
- a CDS encoding PPC domain-containing DNA-binding protein, with amino-acid sequence MQYREVEPTAEYVARFETGADWREEIEDLAREEDVDAGWFSALGAVQDAEVWFYDQEETEYRSVTFDEPLEVAACVGNVALLEGDVFAHTHAVLSRPSGQALAGHLDSATVWAGECHLRSFAEPLEREHDPVTDLDLWL